One Cellulomonas soli DNA window includes the following coding sequences:
- a CDS encoding NAD(P)/FAD-dependent oxidoreductase, translating into MPARTVPQHVVVVGAGLAGAKTVEHLRARGFDGRLTLLGDEAERPYERPPLSKGYLLGSAARDEAFVHGPGWYADHDVDLRTGCRAVRLDLRAGEVLDADERRWRADAVVLATGSEPRPLGVPGADLDGVHQLRTLPDSDALREALTGRPRVAVVGGGWIGLEVAAAARQAGCEVTLLVRGPAPLLGALGPEGAELFAGLHREHGVDLRTGVEVDALLPAGTEVATGTGARRVGAVGLVGGDRVEADVVVVGIGAAPRVGLAREAGIALAGADVGGVAVDAHLRTSVPQVLAVGDIAAAEHPTLGERVRVEHWATALHQPETAAATLLGLDEPYDRLPYAFSDQYELGMEHVGHVGARGYDQVVVRGDLAGRECVLLWLRQGRVLAGTNVDVWDVVDHVEALVRSRSVVDPARLADPDVPWEELAP; encoded by the coding sequence ATGCCTGCACGGACCGTGCCGCAGCACGTCGTGGTCGTCGGTGCAGGGCTCGCCGGCGCCAAGACCGTCGAGCACCTGCGCGCCCGCGGCTTCGACGGACGCCTGACGCTGCTCGGTGACGAGGCCGAGCGCCCCTACGAACGACCACCGTTGTCCAAGGGCTACCTGCTGGGCTCCGCGGCCAGGGACGAGGCTTTCGTGCACGGGCCGGGCTGGTACGCCGACCACGACGTCGACCTGCGCACCGGGTGCCGGGCCGTCCGCCTCGACCTGCGGGCCGGCGAGGTGCTCGACGCCGACGAGAGGCGCTGGCGTGCGGACGCGGTCGTGCTGGCCACGGGGTCCGAACCTCGTCCGCTGGGGGTGCCCGGGGCCGACCTGGACGGGGTGCACCAGCTGCGCACGCTGCCCGACAGCGACGCGCTGCGGGAGGCTCTCACCGGGCGGCCCCGGGTGGCGGTCGTCGGCGGCGGCTGGATCGGGCTCGAGGTGGCCGCGGCCGCGCGTCAGGCAGGTTGCGAGGTCACGCTGCTCGTGCGCGGGCCGGCGCCGCTGCTGGGCGCGCTCGGCCCGGAGGGGGCGGAGCTCTTCGCCGGGCTGCACCGCGAGCACGGCGTCGACCTGCGCACGGGCGTCGAGGTCGACGCCCTGCTGCCGGCCGGGACCGAGGTCGCGACGGGCACCGGGGCGCGCCGCGTCGGCGCGGTCGGGCTCGTCGGTGGCGATCGGGTCGAGGCCGACGTCGTCGTCGTGGGCATCGGTGCCGCGCCGCGGGTCGGCCTGGCTCGCGAGGCAGGGATCGCGCTGGCCGGTGCCGACGTGGGCGGGGTCGCCGTCGACGCGCACCTGCGCACGTCCGTGCCGCAGGTGCTCGCGGTGGGCGACATCGCCGCGGCCGAGCACCCCACGCTGGGCGAGCGGGTGCGCGTCGAGCACTGGGCGACCGCGCTGCACCAGCCCGAGACCGCGGCCGCGACGCTCCTCGGGCTCGACGAGCCCTACGACCGGCTCCCGTACGCGTTCTCCGACCAGTACGAGCTCGGCATGGAGCACGTCGGGCACGTCGGCGCCCGCGGGTACGACCAGGTCGTCGTGCGCGGCGACCTGGCGGGGCGCGAGTGCGTCCTGCTGTGGCTGCGCCAGGGTCGCGTGCTGGCCGGCACGAACGTCGACGTGTGGGACGTGGTCGACCACGTCGAGGCGCTCGTGCGCTCGCGGTCGGTGGTCGACCCGGCACGGCTGGCCGACCCGGACGTGCCGTGGGAGGAGCTGGCGCCCTGA
- a CDS encoding DUF6421 family protein, whose amino-acid sequence MLWAARRETAPAESDERPDGSDLVDHPSWRALKEAVTGLQGLQGADGAVPERADHERARALVATVAEAVARFATLLPHDEEHLAAVAKDLVRWADGGFGVPDFLDSLTAFHPERQRVDGRVHLVVFPMYTQNGSPDRHLEAVLLRVRWPQVVADLEAQQFSNPMFVPVTFLDFTAGYDTNSAVLFPETVAVREVPAFTWGAIFADREAARFRRVVRAAAETTRLALPPDAARLLADQRLAEETFVLWDLVHDRTHMRGDLPFDPFMIKQRMPYFLYSLEELRCDLTAFRAAVRLEAEGVPHARLVQYAVLFDRLFRFPVTGGRVRNYDGLGGQLLFAWLHRHGVLHWTDSRLTLDWPRVPDAVLALGEQIEQLYWRSIDRPKTAHWLAAYALVAGTLEPHPASVWVQGPPALPVDGPPKGLTDAVLPDEFPLSMFYEALGRKIGDVVASTSGIVGSA is encoded by the coding sequence GTGCTCTGGGCGGCCCGTCGCGAGACCGCGCCCGCGGAGTCGGACGAACGGCCCGACGGGTCCGACCTCGTGGACCACCCGTCGTGGAGGGCCCTGAAGGAGGCCGTGACAGGACTGCAGGGGCTGCAAGGTGCCGACGGTGCGGTGCCCGAACGGGCCGACCACGAGCGGGCGCGCGCGCTGGTCGCCACCGTCGCCGAGGCGGTTGCGAGGTTCGCGACGCTCCTGCCGCACGACGAGGAGCACCTGGCCGCCGTCGCCAAGGACCTCGTGCGGTGGGCCGACGGCGGCTTCGGGGTCCCGGACTTCCTCGACTCCCTGACGGCCTTCCACCCCGAGCGGCAGCGCGTGGACGGGCGGGTGCACCTCGTGGTCTTCCCGATGTACACCCAGAACGGGAGCCCGGACCGGCACCTGGAGGCCGTGCTGCTCCGGGTGCGCTGGCCGCAGGTGGTCGCCGACCTCGAGGCACAGCAGTTCTCCAACCCGATGTTCGTGCCCGTGACGTTCCTGGACTTCACGGCCGGCTACGACACGAACTCCGCGGTCCTGTTCCCCGAGACGGTGGCCGTGCGCGAGGTGCCGGCGTTCACCTGGGGAGCGATCTTCGCCGACCGGGAGGCGGCCCGGTTCCGTCGGGTCGTGCGCGCCGCAGCGGAGACGACCCGGCTCGCGCTGCCGCCCGACGCGGCGCGCCTGCTGGCCGACCAGCGGTTGGCCGAGGAGACGTTCGTGCTGTGGGACCTGGTGCACGACCGCACCCACATGCGCGGCGACCTGCCGTTCGACCCGTTCATGATCAAGCAGCGCATGCCGTACTTCCTGTACTCGCTCGAGGAGCTGCGCTGCGACCTGACGGCGTTCCGGGCCGCCGTCCGGCTCGAGGCCGAGGGGGTGCCGCACGCCCGGCTCGTGCAGTACGCGGTGCTCTTCGACAGGCTGTTCCGGTTCCCGGTGACCGGGGGTCGGGTGCGCAACTACGACGGGCTGGGCGGGCAGCTGCTGTTCGCCTGGCTGCACCGGCACGGCGTGCTGCACTGGACGGACTCGCGCCTCACGCTCGACTGGCCGCGCGTGCCCGACGCGGTCCTCGCGCTGGGCGAGCAGATCGAGCAGCTGTACTGGCGCTCGATCGACCGCCCGAAGACGGCGCACTGGTTGGCCGCGTACGCCCTGGTCGCGGGCACGCTGGAGCCGCACCCGGCCTCGGTGTGGGTGCAGGGTCCGCCCGCGCTGCCGGTCGACGGGCCGCCGAAGGGGCTGACCGACGCGGTGCTGCCCGACGAGTTCCCGCTGTCGATGTTCTACGAGGCCCTCGGTCGCAAGATCGGGGACGTCGTCGCCTCGACCTCGGGCATCGTCGGTTCGGCCTGA
- a CDS encoding ATP-binding cassette domain-containing protein, which translates to MNRPPEDIRTGLLAHLVVARPALGLDLTLQVAAGEVVALVGPNGAGKSTALHALAGLVPLQGGRVVLDDVVLEDVEAGRHVHAEHRGFGVVFQDHRLFAHLSALENVAFARRAAGATASAARTEAHGWLAEVGLADVTHQRAVRLSGGQQQRVALARALAARPRALLLDEPFTALDAQTRGALRALVRRHVDARGIPAVLVTHDAADAGDLADWVVTLHEGRRRPD; encoded by the coding sequence GTGAACCGACCGCCCGAGGACATCCGCACCGGTCTGCTCGCCCACCTCGTGGTCGCCCGACCCGCGCTGGGCCTCGACCTCACGCTGCAGGTCGCGGCGGGCGAGGTCGTCGCCCTCGTCGGCCCCAACGGTGCGGGCAAGTCCACCGCCCTGCACGCCCTCGCCGGGCTCGTCCCGCTGCAGGGCGGTCGCGTCGTGCTCGACGACGTCGTGCTCGAGGACGTCGAGGCGGGTAGGCACGTGCACGCCGAGCACCGCGGGTTCGGCGTGGTGTTCCAGGACCACCGGCTCTTCGCTCACCTGTCCGCGCTGGAGAACGTCGCGTTCGCCCGCCGGGCCGCAGGTGCGACGGCCTCGGCCGCACGCACCGAGGCGCACGGGTGGCTCGCCGAGGTCGGTCTCGCGGACGTCACGCACCAGCGCGCGGTGCGCCTGTCGGGCGGGCAGCAGCAGCGGGTCGCCCTGGCGCGCGCCCTGGCCGCACGGCCTCGCGCGCTCCTGCTCGACGAGCCGTTCACGGCGCTCGACGCGCAGACCCGCGGCGCGTTGCGCGCCCTCGTGCGCAGGCACGTCGACGCACGAGGCATTCCTGCGGTCCTGGTCACGCACGACGCTGCGGACGCGGGCGACCTCGCCGACTGGGTCGTCACGCTGCACGAGGGCCGCCGGCGCCCGGACTGA
- the modB gene encoding molybdate ABC transporter permease subunit: protein MGTQHDAPRRGRYRVPPVGILVPAAVALAFLVLPFVALLDAAPWSALPGLVTSPAVREALWLSLRSASAATALSVLLGVPLAWVIARGDVPGAGLLRAVVTMPLVLPPVVGGVALLMLLGRRGLLGRHLEAWFGVTIPFTTLAVVIAATFVAMPFLIVSVDGALRSADSRMEEASATLGASRWYTFRRVTLPHVAPGIGAGAVLCFARALGEFGATITFAGNFPGTTRTMPLAVYLALEQDPDAAIALSLVLIAVSLGVLLLLRGRWLTGPLS from the coding sequence GTGGGCACGCAGCACGACGCGCCGCGCCGCGGTCGGTACCGCGTGCCACCGGTCGGCATCCTCGTCCCGGCCGCCGTCGCGCTGGCCTTCCTCGTCCTGCCGTTCGTCGCCCTGCTCGATGCCGCGCCCTGGTCGGCACTGCCCGGCCTGGTGACCTCCCCGGCCGTCCGCGAGGCGCTGTGGCTGTCCCTGAGGAGCGCGAGCGCGGCCACCGCGCTGTCCGTCCTGCTCGGCGTGCCGCTGGCCTGGGTGATCGCGCGTGGCGACGTGCCGGGCGCGGGCCTCCTGCGTGCGGTCGTGACGATGCCGCTCGTGCTCCCGCCCGTCGTCGGTGGCGTGGCGCTGCTCATGCTGCTGGGTCGCAGGGGGCTGCTCGGACGGCACCTGGAGGCGTGGTTCGGCGTGACGATCCCGTTCACCACACTGGCGGTGGTGATCGCCGCGACGTTCGTGGCGATGCCGTTCCTGATCGTGTCGGTCGACGGGGCGCTGCGCAGCGCCGACAGCCGCATGGAGGAGGCGTCCGCCACGCTCGGGGCGTCCCGCTGGTACACGTTCCGTCGGGTGACCCTGCCGCACGTCGCCCCGGGCATCGGTGCCGGGGCCGTGCTGTGCTTCGCCCGGGCGCTGGGCGAGTTCGGGGCGACGATCACGTTCGCCGGCAACTTCCCGGGCACGACGCGGACCATGCCGCTGGCCGTGTACCTGGCCCTCGAGCAGGATCCCGATGCAGCGATCGCCCTCTCGCTCGTGCTGATCGCCGTCTCCCTCGGCGTCCTGCTGCTGCTGCGCGGCCGCTGGCTGACCGGACCGCTCTCGTGA
- the modA gene encoding molybdate ABC transporter substrate-binding protein, with product MRRRTGRQLGAVLAASVLTVSLAACTTGGTAAGTATAPPTTDDAAGAPTTAAPLTGELVVLAAASLQNTFEELGERLEEQNPGLSVTFSFAASSTLAQQAAAGAPADVLATASTSTMQDAAEVTGEASVFAHNSLVVVAPAGNPGDVTGLADLADPTRTVALCALEVPCGAAAQKAFDAAGLTPAPDTYEADVTATLTKVVLGEVDGALVYLTDARSAGDAVETFPFPESAQARNDYPIATLTAARNPAAARAFVDLVLSAEGQAVLVDAGFDGA from the coding sequence GTGAGGCGCCGGACCGGGCGTCAGCTCGGTGCGGTGCTGGCGGCGTCCGTCCTCACCGTCTCGCTCGCCGCCTGCACCACGGGAGGGACGGCGGCGGGCACGGCGACCGCGCCGCCCACGACCGACGATGCGGCCGGAGCCCCCACGACGGCAGCGCCGCTGACCGGCGAGCTCGTGGTGCTGGCCGCCGCGTCCCTGCAGAACACGTTCGAGGAGCTCGGTGAGCGGCTCGAGGAGCAGAACCCCGGTCTGAGCGTGACGTTCAGCTTCGCCGCCAGCTCCACGCTCGCGCAGCAGGCCGCCGCAGGCGCCCCCGCCGACGTCCTCGCCACCGCGAGCACGTCGACCATGCAGGACGCCGCCGAGGTGACCGGCGAGGCGAGCGTGTTCGCGCACAACTCGCTGGTCGTCGTGGCACCGGCAGGCAACCCCGGGGACGTCACCGGGCTGGCGGACCTCGCGGACCCGACGCGCACGGTCGCACTGTGCGCCCTCGAGGTGCCGTGCGGCGCGGCTGCTCAGAAGGCGTTCGACGCGGCAGGCCTCACCCCGGCGCCCGACACGTACGAGGCGGACGTCACCGCGACCCTGACGAAGGTCGTGCTCGGCGAGGTGGACGGCGCGCTGGTCTACCTCACCGACGCCCGGTCGGCCGGGGACGCGGTGGAGACGTTCCCGTTCCCCGAGTCGGCCCAGGCGCGCAACGACTACCCGATCGCCACGCTCACCGCCGCACGCAACCCGGCGGCCGCACGTGCCTTCGTCGACCTGGTGCTGTCCGCCGAGGGTCAGGCCGTGCTCGTGGACGCCGGATTCGACGGCGCCTGA
- a CDS encoding TOBE domain-containing protein, with product MPRYRISEVAELLGVSDDTVRRWVDAGRLTAAPDDAGRRTVDGADVAALAQELATVPPDERAASVSARNRLPGIVTRVVRDTVMAQVEIQAGPHRLVSLLSREAADELGLEPGVRAVAVVKATNLVVETPGSRA from the coding sequence ATGCCCCGCTACCGCATCTCCGAGGTCGCCGAGCTGCTCGGTGTCTCCGACGACACCGTCCGCCGCTGGGTGGACGCCGGTCGCCTGACCGCGGCTCCGGACGACGCCGGGCGGCGCACGGTCGACGGCGCCGACGTGGCCGCGCTCGCGCAGGAGCTGGCCACCGTCCCGCCCGACGAGCGTGCCGCCTCGGTCTCGGCGCGCAACCGCCTGCCGGGCATCGTGACCCGGGTCGTGCGGGACACCGTGATGGCCCAGGTCGAGATCCAGGCAGGTCCGCACCGGCTCGTCTCGCTGCTCAGCCGTGAGGCCGCCGACGAGCTGGGTCTCGAGCCTGGCGTGCGCGCCGTGGCGGTCGTCAAGGCCACGAACCTCGTCGTCGAGACCCCCGGGTCGCGCGCGTGA
- the moaC gene encoding cyclic pyranopterin monophosphate synthase MoaC — MDERTDEPGRAGTGGARLTHLDERGAAHMVDVTDKQVSARSATASAFVRLTPQVVALLLGEGVPKGDALAVARIAGIQAAKRTPDLVPLCHPIAIHGVSVDLEVVETGVQVTATVRTADRTGVEMEALTCVAVAALTLVDMVKAVDKGAVITDVRVEEKTGGRSGTWRRVP; from the coding sequence GTGGACGAGCGGACGGACGAGCCCGGCAGGGCCGGGACGGGCGGTGCGCGGCTGACGCACCTGGACGAGCGCGGCGCGGCGCACATGGTCGACGTGACCGACAAGCAGGTCAGCGCGCGCTCGGCCACGGCCTCGGCCTTCGTGCGGCTGACCCCGCAGGTCGTCGCCCTGCTGCTCGGCGAGGGCGTGCCGAAGGGTGACGCGTTGGCCGTCGCCCGCATCGCCGGGATCCAGGCCGCCAAGCGCACGCCGGACCTCGTCCCGCTGTGCCACCCGATCGCGATCCACGGCGTGAGCGTCGACCTGGAGGTCGTCGAGACCGGTGTCCAGGTCACGGCCACCGTGCGTACCGCCGACCGCACGGGCGTCGAGATGGAGGCGTTGACCTGCGTCGCCGTGGCGGCCCTGACGCTCGTCGACATGGTCAAGGCGGTCGACAAGGGCGCGGTGATCACCGACGTGCGGGTCGAGGAGAAGACCGGCGGACGCAGCGGGACCTGGCGCCGGGTGCCGTAA
- the moeB gene encoding molybdopterin-synthase adenylyltransferase MoeB: MALPPLVEPAPELSAAERTRYSRHLLVPGIGTLGQRRLRNARVLVVGAGGLGSPVLLYLAAAGVGTIGVVDDDDVEVSNLQRQVVHGTADLGRPKVDSAADAVRRADPSVSVVTHHVRIDASNALELLAAYDLVVDGTDTFATRYLVADACALTGIPLVWGSVLRFDGQVSVFWSRPPAGHGYEAVTYRDVFARPPAPGEVPSCAEAGVLGAVCGAVGTAMAVEVVKLLLGIGEPLLGRVATYDALTARWREVPVRPDPHAVAVTGLVDLDASCAVPAASTPGPTADSPGAGGTSVTAIELAALLAARERGEVDLDVVDVREQAEHDLVAVPGARLVPLARVREDDRTGLDPARPLVLLCKSGARSALALRLLHDRGFADVRHLDGGILAWIDQVDPSLPRY, translated from the coding sequence ATGGCACTGCCCCCGCTCGTCGAGCCCGCGCCCGAGCTCTCGGCCGCCGAGCGCACCCGGTACTCCCGGCACCTGCTGGTGCCCGGGATCGGCACCCTGGGCCAGCGACGGCTGCGCAACGCCCGGGTGCTCGTCGTCGGGGCCGGCGGCCTCGGCTCCCCCGTGCTGCTCTACCTCGCCGCCGCGGGCGTGGGCACGATCGGCGTGGTGGACGACGACGACGTCGAGGTGTCCAACCTGCAGCGCCAGGTCGTGCACGGGACGGCCGACCTCGGCCGGCCCAAGGTGGACAGCGCGGCCGACGCCGTGCGGCGCGCCGACCCCTCGGTGAGCGTCGTCACGCACCACGTGCGCATCGACGCCTCGAACGCGCTCGAGCTGCTGGCCGCCTACGACCTCGTCGTCGACGGCACGGACACGTTCGCCACCCGCTACCTCGTGGCCGACGCCTGCGCGCTGACCGGCATCCCGCTCGTGTGGGGCTCCGTGCTGCGCTTCGACGGCCAGGTGTCGGTCTTCTGGTCCCGCCCGCCCGCCGGGCACGGCTACGAGGCAGTCACCTACCGCGACGTGTTCGCCCGCCCCCCGGCCCCCGGTGAGGTGCCCTCCTGCGCGGAGGCCGGTGTGCTGGGTGCCGTCTGCGGGGCCGTCGGCACCGCGATGGCCGTCGAGGTCGTCAAGCTGCTCCTGGGCATCGGCGAACCGCTGCTCGGCCGCGTCGCGACGTACGACGCGCTGACCGCCCGCTGGCGCGAGGTCCCGGTCCGCCCCGACCCGCACGCGGTCGCCGTGACGGGTCTGGTCGATCTCGACGCCTCGTGCGCCGTTCCCGCGGCGTCGACGCCGGGACCCACGGCCGACTCCCCCGGCGCCGGCGGCACCAGCGTCACTGCGATCGAGCTCGCCGCGCTGCTGGCCGCCCGCGAGCGCGGAGAGGTCGACCTCGACGTGGTCGACGTGCGCGAGCAGGCTGAGCACGACCTGGTCGCGGTCCCCGGTGCCCGCCTCGTCCCGCTCGCGCGTGTGCGCGAGGACGACCGGACGGGGCTCGACCCCGCACGCCCGCTCGTGCTCCTGTGCAAGAGCGGGGCCCGGTCGGCACTGGCGCTGCGGCTGCTGCACGATCGCGGCTTCGCGGACGTCCGCCACCTGGACGGCGGCATCCTGGCCTGGATCGACCAGGTGGACCCGTCCCTGCCGCGCTACTGA
- a CDS encoding ABC transporter ATP-binding protein encodes MSGTDGVLEAKDVWAAYGSTPVLQGVDLTVRPGESIGLLGRSGIGKSTLVELLAGAARPDRGSVTFGGRSTHKPPRRDRKSVRARLRTVHQNALVGIDPLHTVERVLTGALGDARSAGRSTGRDVDEVLALLDLPIGYATRRVATLSGGERQRLALAHAVATRPEVVLLDEPLTAVDPGMRDELADRLGELVGAEGIGLLVASHDLRLLDRLTRHVHVLADGRLVEHGPLRDVLADPQHEDTRALVAALGHTVRVPA; translated from the coding sequence ATGAGCGGTACGGACGGGGTCCTCGAGGCCAAGGACGTGTGGGCGGCCTACGGCAGCACACCCGTGCTGCAAGGGGTCGACCTCACGGTGCGACCGGGCGAGTCGATCGGGCTGCTCGGACGCTCCGGCATCGGCAAGTCGACGCTCGTCGAGCTGCTCGCCGGCGCGGCCCGTCCCGACCGTGGCAGCGTCACGTTCGGCGGTCGCAGCACCCACAAGCCGCCGCGCCGCGACCGCAAGTCCGTGCGCGCCCGCCTGCGCACCGTGCACCAGAACGCCCTGGTCGGCATCGACCCCCTGCACACGGTCGAACGCGTGCTCACCGGCGCGCTCGGCGACGCACGCAGCGCCGGACGCTCCACGGGCCGGGACGTCGACGAGGTCCTCGCACTGCTCGACCTGCCGATCGGCTACGCCACCCGCCGCGTCGCCACGCTGTCCGGCGGCGAGCGCCAGCGCCTCGCGCTCGCGCACGCCGTGGCCACCCGCCCCGAGGTCGTGCTGCTCGACGAGCCGCTCACCGCGGTCGACCCAGGCATGCGCGACGAGCTCGCCGACCGGCTGGGAGAGCTGGTCGGCGCCGAGGGCATCGGACTGCTCGTCGCCTCGCACGACCTGCGCCTGCTCGACCGGCTCACGCGTCACGTGCACGTGCTGGCCGACGGCCGGCTCGTCGAGCACGGCCCCCTGCGCGACGTGCTCGCCGACCCCCAGCACGAGGACACCCGCGCGCTGGTCGCCGCGCTCGGGCACACGGTGCGCGTCCCCGCCTGA
- a CDS encoding FAD-dependent oxidoreductase codes for METNDSQSPHAQPAQPEPARRIVIVGGVAGGMSAAARARRQDEHAQIIVLEQSAYVSFANCGLPYQLAGEIARRDDLLLHTPDSLAAALALDVRVGSRVTAIDREARTVTVRTADEEYPLGYDALLLAPGAVAVRPPIEGLDLSAVHSLRTIPDLDGLRARVDRLVAERPGAGRAVVVGAGFIGLEAVEALVTRGLHVDLVELADHVLPPLDAELAPLLADELVEHGVGLHLGVSARSVAASGEGSDAPVTVTLSDGTVIAADVVVVNVGVRPASDLARDAGLELGTAGAIRVDGDQRTSDPHIWAVGDAVEVTHAVTGVVGPVPLAGPANRQGRRAADSMLGRRTTPQAAVLGTAIVRVFGLTAAVTGASQATLARAGIAHEVVRIHPGHHAGYYPGAEQVHLVASFAPDGRLLGAQGVGRAGVDKRIDVLATALRAGMTADDLAELELAYAPPFGSAKDAVNMLGFVAQNVLDGVLPQWHPADLDAARADTLVLDVRSVAEYDRGHLPEALNIPHTQLRDRLDEVREAAAGRVVSVHCQSGVRSYIATRVLLAAGLDARNLSGGWLTLRAARPDLSALARTTPRTQEEVLV; via the coding sequence GTGGAGACGAACGACAGCCAGAGCCCGCACGCCCAGCCCGCCCAGCCCGAGCCGGCGCGGCGGATCGTCATCGTGGGCGGTGTGGCCGGTGGCATGAGCGCCGCGGCCCGCGCCCGCCGGCAGGACGAGCACGCCCAGATCATCGTGCTCGAGCAGTCCGCGTACGTGTCCTTCGCCAACTGCGGCCTGCCCTACCAGCTGGCGGGGGAGATCGCCCGGCGCGACGACCTGCTGCTGCACACGCCCGACTCGCTGGCCGCCGCGCTCGCGCTCGACGTGCGCGTCGGCAGCCGGGTCACCGCCATCGACCGTGAGGCGCGGACGGTCACCGTGCGCACCGCCGACGAGGAGTACCCGCTCGGGTACGACGCGCTGCTGCTGGCCCCCGGCGCCGTCGCCGTGCGGCCCCCGATCGAGGGGCTCGACCTCTCTGCGGTGCACTCGCTGCGGACCATCCCCGACCTGGACGGGCTCCGGGCCCGGGTCGACCGCCTCGTGGCCGAGCGACCGGGTGCCGGCCGGGCCGTCGTCGTCGGCGCCGGCTTCATCGGGCTGGAGGCCGTCGAGGCGCTCGTGACCCGCGGGCTGCACGTCGACCTGGTCGAGCTGGCCGATCACGTGCTGCCGCCGCTGGACGCCGAGCTCGCACCGCTGCTGGCCGACGAGCTGGTCGAGCACGGCGTCGGGCTGCACCTGGGCGTCTCGGCCCGGTCCGTCGCGGCGAGCGGCGAGGGATCCGACGCGCCTGTCACCGTCACGCTGTCCGACGGCACGGTGATCGCGGCCGACGTCGTCGTGGTCAACGTCGGCGTGCGCCCCGCGAGCGACCTGGCCAGGGACGCGGGCCTGGAGCTCGGCACCGCCGGCGCGATCCGGGTGGACGGCGACCAGCGCACGTCCGACCCGCACATCTGGGCCGTGGGCGACGCCGTCGAGGTCACGCACGCGGTGACGGGCGTGGTCGGCCCTGTGCCGCTGGCCGGCCCCGCCAACCGTCAGGGCCGCCGCGCCGCAGACTCGATGCTCGGACGGCGCACGACCCCGCAGGCCGCGGTGCTCGGCACCGCGATCGTGCGGGTGTTCGGCCTCACCGCCGCGGTCACGGGCGCAAGCCAGGCCACGCTGGCGCGGGCAGGGATCGCGCACGAGGTCGTCCGGATCCACCCCGGTCACCACGCCGGCTACTACCCGGGCGCCGAGCAGGTGCACCTGGTGGCCTCCTTCGCGCCCGACGGGCGGCTGCTGGGCGCGCAGGGCGTGGGGCGTGCCGGTGTCGACAAGCGGATCGATGTGCTGGCCACCGCGCTGCGCGCCGGGATGACCGCCGACGACCTGGCCGAGCTCGAGCTGGCGTACGCCCCACCGTTCGGCTCGGCCAAGGACGCCGTCAACATGCTCGGCTTCGTCGCGCAGAACGTGCTCGACGGTGTGCTGCCGCAGTGGCACCCCGCCGACCTCGACGCCGCCCGCGCCGATACCCTGGTGCTCGACGTGCGCTCGGTGGCCGAGTACGACCGCGGCCACCTGCCCGAGGCGCTGAACATCCCGCACACCCAGCTGCGCGACCGCCTCGACGAGGTGCGCGAGGCGGCAGCCGGACGCGTCGTCAGCGTGCACTGCCAGAGCGGGGTCCGCTCGTACATCGCCACCCGGGTGCTGCTCGCCGCCGGCCTCGACGCCCGCAACCTGTCCGGCGGCTGGCTCACCCTGCGGGCCGCCCGCCCCGACCTGTCCGCGCTCGCCCGGACCACGCCCCGTACCCAGGAAGAGGTGCTCGTATGA
- a CDS encoding rhodanese-like domain-containing protein, with protein sequence MTATTDSFAGRLRRMFGRGEDDGRLPASVDAARALELVRGGAAVLDVRERSEWKTGHAPQAVHVPLGEIDTAPRRLRQGAPVVVMCASGIRSRSAAKRLRGLGYDATSLSGGIAAWQRAGGAVRR encoded by the coding sequence ATGACCGCCACCACCGACTCGTTCGCCGGCCGCCTGCGCAGGATGTTCGGTCGTGGTGAGGACGACGGACGTCTGCCCGCGAGCGTCGACGCCGCCCGGGCGCTCGAGCTCGTGCGTGGGGGTGCCGCGGTGCTCGACGTGCGTGAACGCTCGGAGTGGAAGACCGGGCACGCGCCGCAGGCCGTGCACGTGCCGCTCGGCGAGATCGACACCGCCCCGCGGCGGCTGCGTCAGGGCGCGCCGGTGGTCGTGATGTGCGCCAGCGGCATCCGCTCGCGCAGTGCGGCCAAGCGCCTGCGCGGCCTCGGGTACGACGCCACGAGCCTGTCCGGCGGCATCGCCGCCTGGCAGCGCGCCGGCGGGGCCGTGCGCCGCTGA
- the trxA gene encoding thioredoxin, with amino-acid sequence MATTTLTGATFLDTVQGEGIVLVDFWAAWCGPCRMFAPVFEKASDAHPDIVFGKVDTEAEQQLAAQAGITSIPTLMAFRDGVLVYAEPGALPAPALEQIVQAVRDLDMDDVRRRLTEQTSQPTG; translated from the coding sequence ATGGCCACCACCACCCTCACCGGTGCCACATTCCTGGACACCGTCCAGGGCGAGGGCATCGTCCTGGTCGACTTCTGGGCCGCCTGGTGCGGGCCGTGCCGGATGTTCGCGCCGGTCTTCGAGAAGGCCTCCGACGCGCACCCGGACATCGTGTTCGGCAAGGTCGACACCGAGGCCGAGCAGCAGCTGGCCGCGCAGGCCGGCATCACCTCGATCCCCACGCTCATGGCGTTCCGCGACGGTGTGCTGGTGTACGCCGAGCCGGGTGCACTGCCGGCGCCGGCACTCGAGCAGATCGTGCAGGCCGTGCGCGACCTGGACATGGACGACGTGCGGCGTCGGCTCACCGAGCAGACGTCCCAGCCCACCGGCTGA